The Methanohalophilus portucalensis genome window below encodes:
- a CDS encoding preprotein translocase subunit Sec61beta yields MGKKKQSNNGLMSSAGLMRYYEEDKRAIHLDPKAVIVFGLLCGFAVILLSASYGTWP; encoded by the coding sequence ATGGGAAAAAAGAAACAGAGTAACAACGGATTGATGTCTTCTGCCGGTCTTATGAGATATTATGAAGAGGACAAAAGGGCAATCCACCTGGACCCCAAAGCAGTTATAGTCTTTGGATTGCTTTGTGGATTTGCCGTCATTCTATTAAGTGCCAGTTATGGTACCTGGCCATAA
- a CDS encoding HD domain-containing protein, whose product MVSSRAIHDPVHKTILLNPLQKELVETPQVQRLRSIQQLGLVDIVYPGAKHSRFEHSLGTMHMASLMADALSLPQEDKVKVEVAGLLHDVGHSAYSHAVEDVLKRNPDIKPQYGGIIRENHEAFSEYVIRNCFANNGNIARVVEDELGQDPVDFFDQIALMATGKSSFLEKPYLGQLISGDIDADRIDFLLRDSYHTGISLGLIDVDQIIQNLSIRNGNIVLGKKDGCSYDEDMTLTVAESMLIARAHHYNAIVHHPHTQSARIMLLRALENALAVFGEKRDAESVNNEVGLFFTQYNDADLIYFIKTYGSDQAQQLISSVLAGNICDPIVRFNQKTLNPATRMALSTIARHGVAKKMFEEQLEKRIGDVFVDLSVASGVPRSTRVVVNGEDSFFYDESALANGLVRAISRQLSLVVFSPVDGVGCPEAAQLKDVVGHTVDTLSPQLLRFIRQENYLPIEGLILLFYTVNSIFWKEEDGFVSIPRLRNITWIYRMVQRFSEDVSLRNLFDYKFHRDYGFPYSNRVFEDIQLLVAMGIVDEDLRYYEKDNRFHQRYEYVLTMHGVKYGKQLSEAYGREFRELTKILRQDKHSIPRDIVTIPARRYQQP is encoded by the coding sequence ATGGTCAGTTCAAGGGCTATTCATGATCCTGTGCATAAAACTATCCTGTTGAATCCTCTCCAAAAGGAACTGGTGGAAACTCCTCAGGTGCAGAGGTTACGTTCCATCCAGCAGCTCGGTCTTGTTGATATCGTTTATCCGGGTGCAAAGCACAGCAGGTTTGAACATAGCCTGGGTACCATGCATATGGCATCCCTGATGGCCGATGCCCTGTCTCTGCCGCAAGAGGATAAAGTGAAAGTAGAGGTTGCAGGTCTTTTGCACGATGTAGGTCACTCTGCATATTCTCATGCCGTGGAAGATGTCCTAAAACGCAATCCCGATATTAAGCCACAATACGGTGGTATAATTAGGGAAAATCACGAAGCTTTCAGTGAATATGTCATAAGGAATTGTTTTGCAAACAACGGTAATATTGCAAGAGTCGTTGAAGATGAGCTGGGTCAGGATCCTGTTGATTTTTTCGATCAAATCGCCCTCATGGCAACAGGTAAATCTTCTTTTCTGGAAAAGCCCTATCTGGGACAGTTAATATCCGGTGATATAGATGCGGATCGAATAGATTTTTTGCTTCGTGATTCCTATCACACGGGCATATCCCTGGGATTGATAGACGTGGATCAGATAATACAGAACCTGAGCATCCGCAATGGCAATATCGTACTGGGTAAAAAGGATGGCTGCAGTTATGATGAAGATATGACTTTGACGGTTGCTGAATCAATGCTCATAGCCCGTGCACATCACTATAATGCTATAGTGCATCATCCTCATACCCAGTCTGCAAGAATTATGTTATTGAGGGCTCTTGAAAATGCTCTGGCTGTGTTTGGGGAAAAGAGGGATGCAGAATCTGTGAATAATGAGGTGGGTTTGTTTTTCACGCAATATAATGATGCGGACTTGATCTATTTTATAAAAACATATGGCAGCGATCAAGCACAACAGCTTATCAGTTCAGTCCTTGCGGGAAATATCTGTGACCCAATTGTACGATTTAACCAGAAAACCCTCAACCCGGCAACCCGCATGGCCCTGTCTACAATCGCCCGGCATGGTGTGGCCAAGAAGATGTTCGAGGAGCAGCTTGAAAAGAGAATTGGGGACGTTTTTGTAGATTTGAGTGTTGCCAGCGGTGTGCCTCGCAGTACAAGGGTTGTTGTGAACGGTGAGGATAGTTTCTTTTACGATGAATCTGCCCTTGCAAACGGTCTGGTCAGGGCAATTTCCAGGCAACTATCACTGGTTGTTTTTTCTCCTGTTGATGGTGTAGGATGCCCAGAAGCTGCACAGCTCAAGGATGTTGTAGGCCATACTGTTGATACTCTTTCCCCCCAGTTGCTGAGATTTATACGTCAGGAAAATTACCTGCCCATAGAGGGGCTGATTTTGTTGTTCTATACCGTTAATTCCATTTTCTGGAAAGAGGAAGATGGCTTTGTCTCAATTCCTCGTTTACGTAATATAACCTGGATATATCGCATGGTCCAGCGGTTCAGTGAAGATGTCAGCCTTCGTAACCTCTTTGACTATAAATTCCATCGGGACTATGGTTTTCCTTACAGCAACAGGGTTTTTGAAGACATCCAGTTGCTCGTGGCAATGGGTATAGTGGACGAAGACCTGCGTTATTATGAAAAAGACAACAGGTTCCACCAGCGCTATGAGTATGTCCTGACGATGCACGGAGTTAAATATGGAAAACAACTTTCAGAAGCCTACGGCCGTGAATTCAGGGAGCTTACAAAGATACTCCGGCAGGATAAACACTCAATCCCCCGGGATATTGTAACAATTCCTGCACGCCGTTATCAACAACCCTGA
- a CDS encoding endonuclease dU, with amino-acid sequence MFKGGIPFSLFHIKPEIRILGIDDSALVSDRILVVGTFFRGGMWLDGVLSTYITRDGMDATDSLIRMISASKHRNQARVIMLDGVTYGGFNPIDIVRLNESTGMGVIVLMRSLPNFENIKNALYHLECPDERFAIIKKAGSISRVVTSHSPTPVYIQCAGIDEISATRIVQLSATHSNIPEPLRVAHLIATGIICGESCGKP; translated from the coding sequence TTGTTTAAAGGGGGTATACCCTTTTCTCTTTTTCATATAAAACCGGAAATAAGGATCCTGGGTATTGATGATTCAGCTCTGGTAAGTGACCGTATACTTGTGGTCGGGACTTTTTTCAGAGGGGGAATGTGGCTTGATGGAGTATTATCCACCTACATTACCAGGGATGGTATGGATGCTACCGATTCATTAATAAGGATGATCTCAGCCAGCAAACACAGGAATCAGGCTCGTGTGATAATGCTGGATGGAGTCACATACGGGGGTTTCAATCCGATTGACATTGTGCGCTTAAATGAATCCACAGGAATGGGTGTGATTGTGCTGATGCGCTCGCTGCCTAATTTTGAGAATATAAAAAATGCTCTCTATCATCTGGAATGCCCCGATGAAAGATTTGCTATAATAAAAAAAGCAGGCAGTATATCCCGGGTGGTAACTTCTCACTCCCCTACGCCCGTTTATATCCAGTGTGCAGGCATCGATGAAATTTCCGCCACCCGGATAGTCCAGTTAAGTGCTACCCATAGCAATATCCCTGAACCCCTGAGGGTTGCACATCTTATTGCCACCGGTATTATTTGCGGGGAATCCTGCGGCAAACCCTGA
- the glmM gene encoding phosphoglucosamine mutase, whose translation MGLFGTNGVRGIANEFITPKFAIDLSRSLGTYLGEGKTVAIGRDTRISGEMLKAAAISGLLSAGIKVIDIGTCPTPSVQYYVREYADAGIVITASHNPREYNGIKLIDADGTEFSREGEKKVENIYNTGEFHTANWNLTGELNKDYNANDYYINGIISSVDSTKISAKRFRVAIDTGCGAGSLTLPFLLRKLGCDVITINAQPDGTFPWRNPEPTPDVLGELRDIVKNYDADLGVAQDGDADRAVFFDENGTFIDEEILLSMMAKYVISGKKGPIVTPVSSSRRMLDIAEKACVELHWTAVGSINVARRMMEIDAVFGGEGNGGLIFPEHQYCRDGAMACAKLLDIMATGVKPSKMAADVPEYHNAKTKVKCGNLKKTLENVASRIQEEGIEIDTTDGFKIWYEDGWLLIRPSGTEPIVRIFAEAKTEQKANELLERGEKIVLDSIQD comes from the coding sequence ATGGGCCTGTTCGGAACCAACGGAGTACGTGGTATAGCTAACGAATTCATCACACCTAAATTTGCAATCGATCTTTCCAGAAGTCTGGGGACCTATCTGGGAGAAGGTAAGACCGTAGCTATCGGAAGAGATACACGCATCTCAGGAGAGATGCTAAAAGCAGCTGCAATATCCGGTTTACTTTCAGCAGGTATAAAAGTAATCGATATTGGAACCTGCCCAACCCCATCTGTCCAGTATTATGTGCGCGAATATGCAGATGCAGGGATTGTTATTACTGCATCCCACAACCCCCGGGAATACAACGGCATAAAACTTATAGACGCAGATGGTACCGAGTTTTCCAGGGAAGGGGAGAAAAAGGTCGAAAATATCTACAATACCGGCGAGTTCCACACTGCTAACTGGAACCTGACAGGTGAACTGAACAAGGATTATAATGCCAATGATTACTACATCAATGGAATAATTTCATCGGTCGATTCAACAAAAATCAGCGCAAAACGATTCCGGGTGGCCATAGATACAGGATGTGGTGCAGGTTCTCTTACACTACCCTTCTTATTGCGTAAACTGGGATGTGATGTTATTACTATCAACGCCCAGCCGGATGGTACTTTCCCCTGGAGAAATCCCGAGCCAACCCCTGATGTACTGGGAGAACTCAGGGATATTGTCAAAAACTACGATGCTGACTTGGGAGTTGCCCAGGACGGTGATGCAGACAGGGCAGTCTTCTTTGATGAAAATGGTACATTTATTGATGAAGAAATACTGCTTTCCATGATGGCAAAATATGTGATATCGGGTAAAAAAGGCCCAATCGTAACGCCGGTAAGTTCATCCCGGCGTATGCTGGACATTGCAGAAAAAGCGTGTGTGGAACTTCACTGGACAGCTGTAGGATCCATTAATGTAGCACGCAGGATGATGGAAATAGACGCTGTTTTTGGCGGAGAAGGTAATGGAGGGCTTATTTTCCCCGAACACCAGTATTGCAGGGATGGAGCCATGGCATGTGCCAAATTACTTGACATAATGGCAACTGGAGTGAAACCTTCAAAGATGGCTGCAGATGTTCCGGAATATCACAATGCAAAAACAAAAGTGAAATGTGGCAATCTGAAAAAGACACTTGAAAACGTAGCCAGCCGTATACAGGAAGAAGGAATTGAGATTGATACCACTGATGGTTTCAAGATATGGTATGAAGACGGGTGGCTACTGATACGCCCTTCAGGCACCGAACCAATTGTCAGGATCTTTGCCGAAGCCAAAACTGAGCAAAAGGCAAACGAACTGCTGGAAAGAGGGGAAAAAATAGTACTGGATTCAATTCAGGATTAA
- a CDS encoding tRNA (adenine-N1)-methyltransferase, producing MKENETVLLRTRHKDKFREYLTTVSGKQFHCEFGIVETADLLDIKPGGTIVSHMGQQFSVIRPRAPDMFRLAKRTGAPIMPKDVGQIISHAGINSSDRVLEAGTGSGVLAIYLGSVAKEVISYEIREDFVENARANLSMAGLSNVEVRCGDIVDVMKQGSDFFDVIVLDIKDSAESVKYACSSLIAGGFLVVYSPFIEQAKAVYLEAVKAGFYSVHTLECLERELSVSERGTRPAPARVGHTGYLTFARK from the coding sequence ATGAAAGAAAATGAAACGGTGCTTTTGCGCACCCGTCATAAAGACAAATTCCGGGAATACCTGACCACAGTTTCGGGTAAACAGTTCCACTGTGAATTTGGTATTGTTGAAACGGCTGATTTGCTGGATATAAAACCCGGCGGCACCATTGTGTCCCATATGGGTCAGCAATTCTCTGTCATCAGGCCCAGGGCTCCGGATATGTTCAGACTTGCAAAACGCACGGGGGCACCGATCATGCCCAAGGATGTGGGCCAGATTATTTCCCATGCAGGTATAAATTCTTCTGACAGGGTCCTCGAAGCCGGTACTGGCAGCGGTGTGCTTGCCATTTATCTGGGTTCTGTAGCAAAGGAAGTGATCAGCTATGAGATTCGTGAGGATTTTGTGGAGAATGCCCGGGCCAATTTGTCCATGGCCGGCCTTTCCAATGTGGAAGTTCGCTGCGGGGATATTGTGGATGTGATGAAGCAGGGCAGTGATTTTTTCGATGTTATAGTACTTGATATTAAAGATTCGGCAGAATCTGTCAAGTATGCCTGTTCTAGTCTGATTGCCGGAGGTTTCCTTGTTGTTTATTCACCTTTCATTGAACAGGCAAAAGCGGTATATCTGGAAGCAGTGAAGGCAGGATTTTACAGTGTACATACTCTTGAATGTCTGGAAAGGGAATTATCTGTATCCGAAAGAGGCACAAGACCCGCACCTGCACGGGTGGGCCACACCGGTTATCTGACCTTTGCCAGAAAATGA
- a CDS encoding signal recognition particle protein Srp19: MKDEGRLVIWPASIDRSKSRNEGRIISRKSSVKEPSLEEMEKAAASLDLNPEVQKDKAYPRSWWEKSGRIMVDKNESRSTTARQISKTIKKYRQG; the protein is encoded by the coding sequence ATGAAAGACGAAGGCAGGCTTGTAATCTGGCCGGCTTCCATAGATCGTTCCAAAAGCAGGAATGAAGGAAGGATTATATCTCGCAAAAGTTCAGTAAAGGAGCCGAGTCTGGAAGAGATGGAAAAGGCAGCTGCGTCCCTGGATCTTAATCCCGAGGTTCAAAAAGACAAAGCTTATCCACGTTCCTGGTGGGAGAAAAGCGGACGTATCATGGTGGATAAGAACGAATCCAGATCTACCACGGCAAGACAGATATCTAAAACGATAAAAAAATATAGACAGGGCTGA
- a CDS encoding multiprotein bridging factor aMBF1 produces MQCEICGAEIKGEPFKINVEGSELNACNRCSQYGTSVSTRKPVSRKNAPVRQGIKKSSKPKKNPVTAPTEELIDEYEQTIREAREAKGLTQEELASKIKEKASLIKKIEKGDIVPEDSVRTKLEHALDIELTEKVGEDDWDTNTLNRGTTLGDIVTIKKK; encoded by the coding sequence ATGCAGTGTGAAATATGTGGTGCAGAGATAAAAGGGGAGCCTTTTAAGATAAATGTCGAGGGAAGCGAACTCAACGCCTGCAACCGATGTTCACAATACGGAACATCAGTAAGCACCCGGAAACCGGTATCCAGAAAGAATGCTCCTGTGCGGCAGGGGATCAAAAAGAGTTCAAAACCCAAAAAGAACCCGGTAACTGCTCCTACAGAAGAACTCATAGACGAATACGAACAAACCATAAGAGAGGCCAGGGAAGCAAAGGGCCTTACCCAGGAAGAGCTTGCTTCCAAGATAAAGGAAAAAGCATCCCTGATCAAAAAGATCGAGAAGGGAGACATCGTACCTGAAGATTCGGTACGTACAAAGCTTGAACATGCCCTTGATATCGAACTCACCGAGAAAGTGGGAGAAGACGACTGGGATACAAATACCCTGAACAGGGGCACTACTCTTGGCGATATAGTAACCATCAAGAAAAAATGA
- a CDS encoding DUF356 domain-containing protein codes for MKSFAVIRGEDKNKVRIALHDLQQYGSMKFSSCPKRIEPNYADTLLVKVVGVPLRSNCKFAALVGLENNAGSAINKLRKIHPPAHIVIISPRHDAYEELMDNSEIYPEFEINN; via the coding sequence ATGAAATCCTTTGCGGTAATCAGGGGAGAAGACAAAAACAAAGTCAGGATTGCGCTGCACGATTTGCAGCAATACGGGAGCATGAAATTCAGTTCCTGTCCAAAACGTATCGAACCAAACTATGCAGATACTCTTCTTGTAAAGGTCGTGGGAGTACCCTTGCGTTCAAATTGTAAGTTTGCAGCACTTGTGGGTCTGGAAAATAATGCCGGCTCTGCGATAAACAAACTGAGGAAGATACATCCACCAGCCCATATTGTAATAATAAGCCCCAGGCACGATGCTTACGAAGAATTAATGGATAATTCTGAAATCTATCCTGAATTCGAAATAAACAATTAA
- a CDS encoding proteasome-activating nucleotidase, which yields MNETSDDTVNQGNYGFKNMSDVEYDYMSSEGDEDFSKYLLDRMKQLESRNSKLKEQCDQIESEKKYVESQKVKYEREVRKLRSEINRLKTVPLIVANIIDVIDSNKVLIRSSSGPQFMVGVSQYIDESKLVAGVRVALNQQTLSIVDVLPSTEEPEVSAMEVLESQDISYEDIGGLDNQIQDIIECVELPLIKPESFERVGVEPPKGVLLHGPPGTGKTMMAKAVAHRTDATFIRVVGSELVQKYIGEGSRLVREVFDMARKKAPSIIFIDELDAIAATRLSDTNGADREVQRTLMQLLAEMDGFENRGDIRIIAATNRVDILDPAIIRPGRFDRMVEVPMPDKESRSLILQIHSRGLSLARDVDFDKLATLTENTSGADLHALTTEAGMFAVRNDRDSVTMADFMDAIDKVLKPRQPQVNEHPGAMFV from the coding sequence ATGAACGAAACCAGTGATGATACGGTAAATCAGGGGAATTACGGATTTAAAAATATGTCCGATGTAGAATATGATTATATGAGTTCTGAAGGAGACGAAGACTTTTCAAAGTACCTTCTGGACAGGATGAAACAACTTGAATCCCGCAACAGCAAACTTAAAGAACAGTGCGATCAGATTGAATCTGAAAAAAAGTATGTCGAATCCCAGAAAGTGAAGTATGAACGAGAAGTTCGCAAACTTCGCTCCGAGATTAACCGGCTTAAAACTGTTCCTTTGATCGTGGCAAATATAATTGATGTCATTGATTCCAATAAAGTATTGATACGCAGCAGTTCGGGACCCCAGTTCATGGTAGGGGTTTCCCAGTATATAGATGAGTCCAAATTGGTTGCCGGTGTCAGGGTTGCCCTGAACCAGCAGACCCTTTCTATTGTGGACGTTCTCCCTTCGACAGAAGAACCGGAAGTCTCAGCAATGGAAGTCTTGGAATCCCAGGATATAAGCTATGAAGATATCGGTGGATTGGATAATCAGATCCAGGATATTATCGAATGTGTCGAACTACCGCTCATTAAACCCGAGTCTTTTGAACGTGTGGGTGTGGAACCTCCTAAAGGTGTGCTCCTGCACGGCCCGCCGGGTACAGGTAAAACAATGATGGCAAAAGCGGTTGCCCATCGTACTGACGCAACTTTCATCCGTGTTGTGGGCTCGGAACTTGTGCAAAAGTACATTGGTGAAGGTTCCCGGCTGGTCAGGGAAGTTTTCGATATGGCAAGAAAGAAAGCTCCCAGCATTATTTTCATAGACGAGCTGGATGCCATTGCAGCAACCCGGCTGAGTGACACCAATGGTGCTGACAGGGAAGTACAGCGCACTCTCATGCAACTTCTTGCAGAGATGGATGGATTTGAGAACCGGGGCGATATTCGTATAATTGCAGCCACCAACCGGGTTGATATCCTGGATCCTGCCATTATCCGTCCGGGTCGTTTTGACAGGATGGTCGAGGTCCCGATGCCGGATAAAGAATCGCGTAGTTTGATTCTCCAAATTCATTCCAGAGGGCTTTCCCTTGCCCGGGATGTGGACTTTGATAAACTTGCCACCCTTACAGAAAATACAAGTGGTGCGGATCTGCATGCACTGACTACCGAGGCCGGTATGTTTGCTGTGCGCAATGATCGTGATAGTGTGACAATGGCTGACTTTATGGATGCCATCGATAAGGTCTTAAAGCCCCGGCAACCTCAAGTCAATGAGCATCCGGGTGCAATGTTTGTTTAA
- the proC gene encoding pyrroline-5-carboxylate reductase, whose product MHLENKKVGIIGTGKMGQSLLRGIIRAGKAKPANIYASDVYEPALQALKSELGINVSTDNFDTVDNSDLIILAVKPQILRNVLRGFADHINENKLIISIAAGVPASTIEEELHEDTRVIRVMPNIAATVGEAASAVSAGKNASAEDAEVAMEIFSSMGSAALVHEHLMDAVTGVSGSGPAYIFPIIEAMADGGVLEGLDRESAQKLAAQTVLGAAKMVLETKKHPAELKDMVTSPAGTTIHGVHALEKNGVRAAFTDAVMASAKRSREMGK is encoded by the coding sequence ATGCACCTCGAAAATAAGAAAGTCGGCATAATAGGGACCGGCAAGATGGGGCAAAGCCTGCTTAGAGGCATAATACGTGCAGGAAAAGCAAAGCCTGCAAATATCTATGCCAGCGATGTTTATGAACCTGCACTGCAGGCACTTAAAAGTGAACTTGGAATTAACGTATCAACAGACAATTTTGACACAGTGGATAATTCAGACCTCATCATTCTTGCGGTCAAGCCCCAGATACTGCGCAATGTACTGAGAGGTTTTGCAGACCATATCAATGAAAACAAACTCATAATTTCAATTGCAGCAGGAGTTCCTGCATCCACTATTGAAGAGGAGTTGCATGAAGATACAAGAGTAATTCGTGTGATGCCAAACATTGCAGCAACCGTCGGTGAAGCGGCCTCTGCAGTCAGTGCGGGGAAAAATGCATCCGCAGAAGATGCTGAAGTTGCAATGGAAATATTTTCAAGCATGGGTTCTGCTGCCCTTGTTCATGAACATCTCATGGATGCGGTTACAGGAGTTTCCGGGAGTGGTCCCGCATATATTTTCCCAATAATCGAGGCCATGGCAGACGGTGGTGTGCTTGAAGGACTTGACAGGGAAAGTGCACAAAAACTGGCAGCTCAGACAGTACTAGGCGCAGCAAAGATGGTCCTTGAAACAAAAAAACATCCAGCAGAGCTCAAGGACATGGTGACCTCTCCTGCAGGGACAACCATTCATGGTGTTCATGCACTTGAGAAAAACGGAGTAAGGGCGGCTTTCACAGATGCAGTGATGGCTTCTGCAAAACGCTCCCGTGAAATGGGGAAATAA
- a CDS encoding S-methyl-5-thioribose-1-phosphate isomerase: MRTIQWNAENSTVRMIDQTLLPVEYREIECENLAQLCEAIKSLRVRGAPALAAAGAYGIALASKLSSANDMESLLEDLKNAARIILATRPTAINLGWGVHRVIKAVSEAYDTAGIRDIALSEAQAIADEDVQINKTLGKHGASLLEDGDTVMTHCNAGRLACVDWGTALGVVRSAVEQGKDINVIACETRPLNQGGRLTTWELMQDNIPVKLISDSMSGYVMRHELVDKVIVGADRVTEDAVFNKIGTYNHAIVAMEHEIPFYVAAPASTFDFKGWEGSVKIEERDPDELRYMQGVQIAPEDVPVINPAFDSTPMEYIEAIITEKGIFRPPFLIDEVRT; this comes from the coding sequence ATGAGAACAATTCAATGGAATGCTGAGAATTCTACCGTGAGAATGATCGATCAGACCCTGTTGCCTGTCGAATACAGGGAAATCGAATGTGAAAATCTGGCCCAGCTGTGTGAGGCAATCAAATCATTGCGTGTCAGGGGAGCACCCGCATTGGCAGCAGCAGGTGCCTATGGTATTGCCCTTGCCAGCAAACTCAGCAGTGCAAATGACATGGAAAGCCTCCTGGAAGATCTCAAAAATGCCGCACGGATCATCTTGGCCACCCGACCCACAGCTATAAACCTGGGATGGGGAGTACACCGGGTGATCAAAGCGGTCTCAGAGGCCTACGACACCGCAGGCATACGGGATATAGCTCTCAGCGAAGCACAGGCCATTGCAGATGAAGATGTACAGATCAACAAAACTCTCGGCAAACATGGTGCTTCCCTGCTGGAAGACGGGGATACCGTAATGACCCACTGTAATGCCGGCAGACTGGCCTGCGTGGACTGGGGCACAGCCCTGGGAGTCGTACGCTCCGCCGTGGAACAGGGAAAAGACATCAATGTGATCGCATGTGAGACCCGGCCTTTGAACCAGGGAGGGCGGCTTACGACCTGGGAACTGATGCAGGACAACATCCCGGTCAAACTAATCTCGGACTCCATGAGTGGCTATGTAATGCGCCACGAGCTTGTGGACAAGGTGATAGTCGGAGCAGACCGCGTTACAGAAGATGCTGTATTCAACAAGATCGGAACCTACAACCATGCGATAGTGGCCATGGAACACGAAATTCCTTTTTATGTGGCAGCTCCTGCCTCAACCTTTGATTTCAAAGGCTGGGAAGGCAGCGTGAAGATAGAAGAGCGGGATCCTGATGAATTGCGCTACATGCAGGGAGTACAGATAGCACCCGAAGATGTACCGGTGATCAATCCTGCTTTTGACAGCACGCCGATGGAATATATTGAGGCGATAATTACAGAAAAAGGAATCTTCAGGCCACCATTCCTGATAGATGAAGTAAGAACCTGA
- a CDS encoding sulfide-dependent adenosine diphosphate thiazole synthase: protein MELDERIITRAIVEEFTNVFLDYTDVDVALVGGGPANLVAARYLAEAGLKTVLFEKKLSVGGGMWGGGMMFPRIVVQEEARRILDDFDVPYHEYEEGYYVANSVGTVGKLISAAVSAGVEIFNLVSFEDVMIRDNDEVCGLVINWTAVEIGRLHVDPLTIRSRLVLDGTGHEATVCNTVQRKIPGAFGGKEVVGEKPMWADNGERLVMENTREVYPGLIVTGMAANAVAGSPRMGPVFGGMLLSGEKAAQLAISLLKD from the coding sequence ATGGAACTTGATGAGAGAATTATTACCCGAGCGATAGTTGAAGAATTTACCAATGTTTTTCTGGACTATACTGATGTTGATGTGGCCCTTGTAGGTGGAGGCCCGGCAAACCTTGTTGCTGCACGTTATCTTGCAGAAGCAGGATTAAAGACTGTGCTTTTTGAGAAGAAACTATCTGTAGGAGGCGGTATGTGGGGCGGTGGCATGATGTTCCCGCGTATTGTGGTCCAGGAAGAAGCGCGCAGGATACTTGATGATTTTGATGTGCCTTATCATGAGTATGAAGAAGGTTACTATGTGGCAAACTCGGTTGGTACTGTAGGTAAACTCATAAGTGCAGCGGTTTCTGCCGGAGTTGAAATATTCAATCTGGTAAGTTTTGAAGATGTTATGATACGGGATAATGATGAGGTATGCGGGCTTGTTATTAACTGGACAGCAGTTGAAATAGGCCGGCTTCATGTTGATCCTCTCACAATCCGTTCTCGCTTGGTACTTGACGGAACCGGCCATGAGGCTACTGTCTGCAATACTGTGCAGCGCAAAATTCCCGGAGCTTTTGGTGGCAAGGAGGTAGTGGGTGAAAAACCAATGTGGGCTGATAATGGTGAGCGTCTTGTAATGGAAAATACCCGGGAGGTTTATCCTGGTTTGATAGTTACAGGAATGGCTGCCAATGCAGTTGCAGGTTCTCCCCGGATGGGTCCGGTTTTTGGAGGTATGCTTCTCTCAGGTGAAAAGGCCGCACAGCTTGCAATTTCCCTTCTGAAAGATTGA